From the genome of Danio rerio strain Tuebingen ecotype United States chromosome 2, GRCz12tu, whole genome shotgun sequence, one region includes:
- the nsun4 gene encoding 5-methylcytosine rRNA methyltransferase NSUN4 (The RefSeq protein has 2 substitutions compared to this genomic sequence) has product MLCEQKYGALINSFSSASGEITDLEAEGCRDFITIDCSRNEVHKSSQDPTTPHNDSSDVESAPLQTSITPDIKCLVFPRGDISRFKPARPDSSGILGYYLLDAASVLPVLALDVRPGQTVLDLCAAPGGKTLALLQAHSVNHLWANDLSVSRTGRLRKILQSYVPKECLDEENIHITCIDGRELGMREEKSFDRVLVDVPCTTDRHSAVVEENNIFKRSRTKERQKLPLLQIQLLVAGIQAARQGGLIVYSTCSLSQLQNECVVQQAISVAQEELGITVQVQDLRWFTQRFSDTFHFAPQLSVGELVLPHLCANFGPIYMCKLQRMN; this is encoded by the exons ATGCTTTGTGAACAAAAATATGGAGCGCTAATAAACAGCTTCTCTTCAGCATCTGGGGAAATCACAGATTTAGAAGCTGAAGGGTGTAGAGACTTCATAACTATTGACTGTTCTAGAAATGAGGTCCATAAGTCCTCACAGGACCCCACAACCCCTCACAACGATTCGACAGATGTGGAATCAGCTCCTCTTCAAACCAGTATAACTCCTGATATTAAATGTCTTGTTTTCCCCCGAGGAGACATATCTAGATTTAAGCCAGCAAG ACCTGACAGCAGTGGTATTTTGGGCTATTATCTTCTGGATGCTGCTTCCGTGCTGCCTGTACTAGCGCTGGACGTCCGGCCTGGACAAACAGTGCTGGATCTGTGTGCGGCTCCTGGAGGAAAAACCCTTGCTCTCCTGCAGGCACATTCAGTCA ATCACTTGTGGGCAAATGACTTATCAGTTTCCCGCACTGGTCGATTGCGCAAGATTCTTCAGAGCTACGTGCCTAAAGAGTTTCTGGATGAAGAAAATATTCACATCACTTGCATTGATGGTCGGGAGTTAGGGATGAGAGAGGAGAAGAGCTTTGATAGA GTGCTGGTCGATGTTCCCTGCACAACAGACAGACACTCTGCAGTCGTGGAGGAGAACAATATATTTAAGAGGTCCAGGACCAAAGAGAGACAGAAGCTTCCACTCTTGCAAATCCAGCTTCTTGT GGCTGGCATCCAGGCTGCGCGGCAAGGAGGGCTGATAGTCTACTCTACGTGTTCCCTGTCCCAGCTGCAGAATGAGTGTGTGGTGCAACAGGCTATCAGTGTCGCTCAGGAAGAGTTGGGGATTACAGTGCAGGTTCAGGACCTCAGGTGGTTCACTCAGCGCTTTTCTGACACTTTCCACTTTGCGCCACAGTTAAGTGTCGGGGAACTGGTTTTACCACACCTGTGTGCCAACTTTGGACCAATTTATATGTGTAAATTACAAAGAATGAATTAG